The Herpetosiphonaceae bacterium genome has a window encoding:
- a CDS encoding VOC family protein: protein MSYYGVNHLALRVVDLRQAESFYCTLFALEVLFREAEHADGWRTLPTASSWDDAIAAGIDLGLSMLQREGFTLALEAQSAIMPDGTLSHIGLHVDRAELAELRRRAALLGCTIVADRPDALIIDDPYGVRWEVMTRAHVLSTSERTGVWLELG, encoded by the coding sequence GTGAGCTACTACGGCGTTAATCATCTTGCGCTGCGGGTGGTCGACCTGCGCCAGGCCGAGTCGTTCTATTGTACACTTTTTGCGCTTGAGGTTCTATTCCGTGAGGCGGAGCACGCCGATGGCTGGCGAACGCTGCCGACAGCCTCATCCTGGGATGACGCGATTGCCGCAGGGATTGATCTGGGGCTGAGCATGCTCCAGCGCGAGGGTTTTACGCTGGCGCTCGAAGCTCAATCGGCGATCATGCCGGACGGCACGCTATCGCACATCGGGCTGCATGTGGATCGTGCGGAGCTAGCGGAGCTCCGTCGGCGGGCGGCGCTGCTCGGCTGCACGATCGTCGCCGATCGACCGGACGCGCTGATCATCGACGATCCGTATGGCGTACGCTGGGAGGTGATGACGCGGGCGCATGTGCTGAGCACGAGCGAGCGCACGGGGGTATGGCTGGAGCTTGGGTGA
- a CDS encoding thioesterase domain-containing protein yields the protein MTTTPAQTPWITFPRPNPAARLRLFCFPYAGGGASIYRTWSSVLPPEIEVYPVQPPGRETRLKDKPFTQVPELVASLSSAILPHLNMPYAFFGHSMGALTCFELARQLRRQNAPLPLHIFVSGHRAPQIPDDDEPIYHLPDAEFIEELRTLNGTPDAVLQNDELMRLMLPLLRADFELCNTYTFTEDAPLPCPITAYGGLQDDEVSRDQLAAWREHTSAHFTMRMFPGDHFYLHGSRALLLQTLAQDLVQVLRRVPPR from the coding sequence ATGACGACAACACCCGCGCAGACACCCTGGATCACCTTTCCGCGCCCGAATCCAGCGGCTCGCCTGCGCCTGTTTTGCTTTCCATACGCCGGTGGCGGTGCCTCGATCTACCGAACGTGGTCGAGCGTGCTGCCGCCTGAGATCGAAGTCTATCCGGTGCAGCCGCCGGGACGCGAGACGCGGCTGAAAGATAAGCCCTTCACCCAGGTTCCAGAGCTGGTCGCGTCGCTCAGCAGCGCGATCCTGCCGCATCTCAACATGCCGTATGCCTTCTTTGGTCACAGCATGGGCGCGCTGACCTGCTTCGAGCTAGCCCGTCAACTGCGCAGGCAGAACGCGCCGCTGCCGCTGCATATCTTCGTGTCGGGCCACCGCGCGCCGCAGATCCCCGACGACGACGAGCCGATCTATCATCTGCCCGATGCGGAGTTTATCGAGGAGCTGCGCACGCTCAACGGCACGCCCGACGCGGTGCTGCAAAACGACGAGCTGATGCGGCTGATGCTGCCGCTGCTGCGCGCCGACTTTGAACTCTGCAATACCTACACCTTCACCGAGGATGCGCCGCTGCCCTGCCCGATCACGGCGTACGGCGGCTTGCAGGACGATGAAGTCAGCCGGGATCAGCTCGCAGCCTGGCGCGAGCATACTAGCGCCCATTTTACGATGCGGATGTTCCCCGGCGATCATTTCTACCTGCATGGCTCGCGCGCGCTGCTGCTGCAAACGCTAGCCCAGGACCTGGTGCAGGTGCTCCGGCGCGTGCCCCCTAGATAA